Below is a window of Mycolicibacterium rhodesiae NBB3 DNA.
AACAACGTCGGCGGCTCGACCTACGCGCGGTTCCTCGACATCACCGACGAAGACTTCCGGCACACGTTCGACTGGTGTGTCACCTCGGCGTTCATCATGAGCCAGTTGTGCGCGCCGCACATGATCGAGGCCGGCCACGGAAACATCGTGAACATCTCCTCAGGGTCAGCGCGGTTCGGCATCCGCGCGCTGACGGCCTACTGCGTCGCCAAAGGCGGAATGGAAGCGCTCACCCGCGCGATGGCGCAAGAACTCGCACCCAAGATCCGGGTGAACGCGATTGCGCTGGGGTCCTTCGCCACCGACGGGTTGCAGGGCAGCCTCGACATGATGCCCGGATCGCGCGAGAAGATGGAGGAGTCCACACCACTGCATCGGCTCGGCGACGTCGCTGACCTCGGGCGATTGTGCGTTTATCTGTCCACCCGCGACTGCTACGCGACGAACGCTATCTTCCATGTGGACGGCGGCATCGACTCCAACAACTCGCCGTTGCCGATTCCCGACTACTGAGCGAGGACTTCAGATGCGACGAGTTGTGCAGTTCTCCACCGGCAACGTCGGTCAGCACTCACTCAAGGCGATCATCGGTCGACCGGATCTCGAACTGGTCGGGGTGCATGCGGCCAGTCCGAAGAAGGTCGGGCGGGACGCCGCCGAGCTGTGCGGCCTGACCGAGCCGACCGGCATCATCGCGACCGACGACGTGGACGCGCTGATTGCGCTCGCCCCGGATTGCGTCGTCTACACCGCTCAGGCCGAGACCCGGCCGATGGAGGCGGTCGAGCAACTGGTCAAGCTTCTGTCTGCGGGCATCAACGTCGTCGGCTCGTCGATGGTGTGGCTGGTGACGCCCAGCCAGGCCGATGACTGGCTGACCGGGCCGCTGGAGAAGGCGTGCGCACAGGGCAACTCGTCGCTGTATGTCAACGGCATCGACCCGGGCTACTCGGGCGATACCGAGGTGCACAGCGCGCTCAGCCTGGTGACGCGCGCTGAGTCGATCCTGGTGCAGGAGATCTTCGACTACGCCAACTATGACGACTACGAGTTCACTGGCAAGTCAATGGGTTTCGGTCTGACCGCGGATGAAGAACAGCCGATGCTGTTCCTGCCTGGCGTGCTCACCACGATGTGGGGCGGGCCGGTTCGCAATCTCGCCGACCAACTGGGCATCGAACTCGACGAGGTGCGACAGCGGATCGAGCCCTGGTACACCGATCAGAAGATCGAGTGCAAGCTGTGCACCGTGGAACCCGGTGGCATGGCCGCGGTCAAGTTCGCCGTCGAGGGTGTGTACAACGGCGAGCCGGTGATCACGATGGAACACATCACCCGGCTCACCGCGGCCTCCGCGCCGGACTGGGAGTTCCCGCCCGACGGTAAGCCCGGCGTGCATCGTGTGGTGGTCGAGGGCGAGCCGCGTGTCGAGCTCAACACCCACGTGTCCGATCCGGTGCTCGATGTCACCGAAGCCGGATGTGTGTCCACCGCGGCGCGCGTGGTGAACGTCATCGACTGGGTGTGCGATGCGCCCACGGGTCTGATCGGCGTCGAGGACATCCCCCAGGCGGCGGTCATCCGCGGACTGATCTGGTGAAAAGTCCGACCACAATGTCAGCCTGACGGCGGCGCCGTGGACATATAGCCGCGGCGGCGCTCTCAGCGCGACATTGCGTCGGCGATCGGAGTGTCTCCGGAGATCAGCTCGAAGGTGCGACCCGCGGTCGCGGGAGTGTCCAGCACTGCGAGCAGGACGGCGGCGACGTCCGCACGGGAGATGTCGCCGCGGCCGGTCTGATCGGACAGTTCCACGCGTCCCGTACCTGGGTCGTTCGTCAAGTGCCCGGGACGCACGACAGTGACGTGGAGTGCATCACGCGCGCGGATCACGTCGTCCGCGTGGCCTTTCGCGCGCAGGTACGCGACGAAGACCGGATCGCCGATCTCGTCGGGCGCCTCGACGTCGGCACCCATCGCCGAGACCATCACGTAGCGCTTCACACCCGCCGCCTCGGCGGCGTCGGCCAGCAGGATCGCGGCGTCACAGTCGACCGTCTGCTTGCGCGCCGCGCCGCTGCCCGGCCCCGCACCCGCCGCGAACACGACCGCGTCGGCACCCCGCACGTGTGCCGCGATGTCGGCGACGGTGGCTTCCTCGAGGTCCACCACCACCGCCTCGGCGCCCGCGGCTTCGAGGTCGGCGACATGGTCGGGGTTCCTGATCAAGCCGATCGCCGTGTCCCCGCGGTCGGCGAGCAGTCGTTCGAGGATCAGGGCGATCTTGCCGTGCCCACCGGCGATGACGACGCGCATCCCGCCATCCTACGGAGATCCCGTTCTCGGGCGAGCAGACGCAAACATGCCCTTAATTGGCACGAAATGGGCACCTTTGCGTCTGCTCGCGAGGAATAGTCTCGCGCTACCGACCCAGCCGGTCACGCAGGTCGCGTTTCAGCACCTTTCCGTAGCTGTTCTTCGGCAGCTCGTCGATGTACTCGTAGCGCTTGGGCCGTTTGAACCGGGCGATGCGCTCGAGCAGGTGAGCGTCCAGTTCCGCGGGCGATGCGGACCCGACGATGAACGCGACGACGACCTCGCCCCATTCCTCGTCGGGTGCCCCGACGACACCCGCCTCGTAAACGCCGGGGTGCTCGAGCAGGATCTCCTCGACCTCGCGGGGATATATGTTGCTTCCACCGCTGATCACCACATCCTTGGAGCGGTCCCGCAGCGTGAGGAAGCCCCGTTCGTCGAACGATCCCATATCGCCGGTGCGTAACCAGCCGTCCTGCAGGGTCTTTCGCGTGGCTTCCGTATTGTTCCAATAGCCGGCCATGACAACGTCTCCGCGACAGACGATCTCGCCGATCTCGCCCACCGCCGCAGGGGTGTCGTCATCGCGCAACACCGCGACGTCCACGCCCGAACGGGCGTAGCCGACCGATCCGAGAACCGCGTCGTCCGCTTCGACGTGATCGGCCCTGCGAAGGCCGGTGATGGTCATGGGCGCTTCGCCTTGACCGTAGAGCTGAACGAAGATGGGACCGAAAGCCGCCATCGCCTTCTTCAGACTGTCGACGTACATCGGCCCGCCGCCGTAGACGATTGTTCGCAGATTGTGTGGGCGCGAACGTCCGGTCTGAACGAGCCGCTGCACCATGGTCGGTGCGAGGAAGGCGCTGCAGCCAGGATGGTGCTCGCAGAGGTCGAGGAACTCATCCGGCTCG
It encodes the following:
- a CDS encoding SDR family NAD(P)-dependent oxidoreductase; translation: MALEQFNLEGQVAIVTGAGKGVGQGIARVLAEAGATVVGTARTESDIVATIDGIEQAGGKGLALVADAISRPDGERVVATTMEQFGRIDILINNVGGSTYARFLDITDEDFRHTFDWCVTSAFIMSQLCAPHMIEAGHGNIVNISSGSARFGIRALTAYCVAKGGMEALTRAMAQELAPKIRVNAIALGSFATDGLQGSLDMMPGSREKMEESTPLHRLGDVADLGRLCVYLSTRDCYATNAIFHVDGGIDSNNSPLPIPDY
- a CDS encoding NAD(P)H-dependent amine dehydrogenase family protein gives rise to the protein MRRVVQFSTGNVGQHSLKAIIGRPDLELVGVHAASPKKVGRDAAELCGLTEPTGIIATDDVDALIALAPDCVVYTAQAETRPMEAVEQLVKLLSAGINVVGSSMVWLVTPSQADDWLTGPLEKACAQGNSSLYVNGIDPGYSGDTEVHSALSLVTRAESILVQEIFDYANYDDYEFTGKSMGFGLTADEEQPMLFLPGVLTTMWGGPVRNLADQLGIELDEVRQRIEPWYTDQKIECKLCTVEPGGMAAVKFAVEGVYNGEPVITMEHITRLTAASAPDWEFPPDGKPGVHRVVVEGEPRVELNTHVSDPVLDVTEAGCVSTAARVVNVIDWVCDAPTGLIGVEDIPQAAVIRGLIW
- a CDS encoding NAD(P)-binding oxidoreductase, which produces MRVVIAGGHGKIALILERLLADRGDTAIGLIRNPDHVADLEAAGAEAVVVDLEEATVADIAAHVRGADAVVFAAGAGPGSGAARKQTVDCDAAILLADAAEAAGVKRYVMVSAMGADVEAPDEIGDPVFVAYLRAKGHADDVIRARDALHVTVVRPGHLTNDPGTGRVELSDQTGRGDISRADVAAVLLAVLDTPATAGRTFELISGDTPIADAMSR
- a CDS encoding acyl-CoA synthetase; its protein translation is MNLFGLLDQAADRFGDRGAVFCGERELHTWSSLRERALRMSSTLGPPGTRIAVASENRPEIVELMFATWAAECVVVPINYKLHPREMVQILDDAGVSQVFASPKIGAELTSATEVPVETVDSEAYSARVSSSPRERPRVTDPATLAWLFYTSGTTGRSKGAMLTHRNLMAMTVSHLADFDSPDHNCSLVHGAPMSHGSGLYIPPYVLRGARQVIPSSAAFEPDEFLDLCEHHPGCSAFLAPTMVQRLVQTGRSRPHNLRTIVYGGGPMYVDSLKKAMAAFGPIFVQLYGQGEAPMTITGLRRADHVEADDAVLGSVGYARSGVDVAVLRDDDTPAAVGEIGEIVCRGDVVMAGYWNNTEATRKTLQDGWLRTGDMGSFDERGFLTLRDRSKDVVISGGSNIYPREVEEILLEHPGVYEAGVVGAPDEEWGEVVVAFIVGSASPAELDAHLLERIARFKRPKRYEYIDELPKNSYGKVLKRDLRDRLGR